One segment of Pseudomonadota bacterium DNA contains the following:
- a CDS encoding disulfide bond formation protein B, translated as MASLLILGGVIPLATAIIAQYGYGLAPCHFCLLQRYPYMAVILCGALSLLVTRGGLPWRVLVALGICGLLTTGTLGLIHTGIETHILHYTGGCVAQGPADGSLEALRAAIASAPLVACNAVMAQFLGLSMATWNSLWAAGIIALIAFQYRFERRRYDERT; from the coding sequence ATGGCGTCCCTGCTCATTCTGGGCGGGGTGATCCCGCTCGCCACCGCCATCATCGCGCAATATGGCTATGGGTTGGCGCCGTGCCATTTCTGCCTGCTGCAGCGCTATCCGTATATGGCGGTCATCCTCTGTGGCGCGCTGTCGCTACTGGTTACGCGCGGCGGGTTGCCGTGGCGGGTGCTGGTGGCGCTGGGCATCTGCGGCCTGCTCACCACCGGCACGCTCGGCCTCATCCATACCGGCATCGAGACGCATATCCTGCATTACACCGGCGGCTGCGTCGCTCAAGGCCCGGCGGATGGCTCGCTGGAGGCCTTGCGCGCCGCCATCGCCAGCGCGCCGCTGGTCGCCTGCAACGCGGTGATGGCCCAGTTCCTCGGCCTCTCGATGGCGACGTGGAACAGCCTGTGGGCGGCGGGCATCATCGCCCTCATCGCCTTCCAATACCGTTTCGAGCGGAGGCGTTATGACGAACGCACCTGA